One window from the genome of Leptospira broomii serovar Hurstbridge str. 5399 encodes:
- a CDS encoding esterase/lipase family protein: MKKDHLTYFPENRSVRPVIIQHLAEFYYNFYYLVSNIIGIFVTLPDHKEGDKRPVVLVTGFLGRNITWKAMRDCLVSLGHPVYAVPLGFQTGDIRKKSKLLENFILEKGIKDCYIVGHSMGGLIAAGLSYKGRDRVRKIFTVGSPLHGTYMAYTAPIFPCTWQMVPGSKLVREVVETYSTFHNVQAIFTRGDSIVRPWQSARLGHFDDVEIPEYGHLNLYLGPLGIECLSSLITAEEKKDPLPIKHKSVKQDSESVVLATPKKAKSKKTSQTSKKKSSPKTAGAAKKKTAGKKSAKPKKKR; this comes from the coding sequence ATGAAGAAAGACCATTTAACTTATTTTCCCGAGAATCGTTCCGTTCGCCCTGTCATTATCCAGCATCTCGCCGAATTCTATTACAATTTTTATTATTTGGTTAGCAATATCATCGGAATCTTTGTGACCTTACCGGATCATAAGGAAGGGGACAAACGTCCCGTCGTGTTAGTTACCGGATTTTTAGGAAGGAACATTACCTGGAAGGCGATGCGAGATTGTTTGGTATCTCTGGGGCATCCTGTTTATGCGGTCCCGCTCGGTTTTCAAACCGGAGATATTCGGAAGAAAAGCAAGCTATTGGAAAATTTCATCTTAGAAAAGGGAATCAAGGATTGCTACATCGTTGGGCATTCGATGGGCGGCCTGATCGCAGCCGGATTGAGTTATAAAGGAAGGGACAGGGTTCGTAAAATTTTTACCGTGGGTTCTCCTTTGCACGGAACGTATATGGCGTATACTGCGCCGATCTTTCCTTGCACCTGGCAAATGGTCCCCGGATCAAAACTGGTGCGCGAAGTCGTAGAGACCTATTCCACATTTCATAATGTCCAAGCGATTTTTACTCGAGGTGATTCTATCGTTCGTCCTTGGCAAAGCGCTCGGCTAGGTCATTTTGACGACGTGGAGATTCCGGAGTACGGCCACTTGAATTTATATCTTGGACCGTTGGGAATCGAATGTCTAAGTTCTTTGATTACGGCGGAAGAGAAGAAAGATCCGCTTCCGATTAAACATAAGTCCGTTAAGCAGGATTCGGAGAGCGTAGTCCTTGCGACTCCTAAAAAAGCTAAATCGAAAAAGACTTCTCAAACCTCTAAGAAGAAATCTTCGCCGAAAACGGCGGGCGCTGCCAAAAAGAAAACGGCGGGAAAAAAATCGGCTAAGCCGAAAAAGAAGAGATAA
- a CDS encoding TetR/AcrR family transcriptional regulator, with the protein MTAQRKKRDSGASVRERILDTATELFYKQGFSNTGMRQIIQESGSVAASLYDHFPSKKELGIAYLARQEEKTLADLGSLMDRYPEVQEFLRAWVILKERQIRHAEFHGDPFAGFANQVMDSDPEYTEFLKGIADKWIRMIREYLSRAVASGQLARNMDIHYIARRVLMAYHGSITLWRMTKDLRYIREMEDSLREIFEEYTIR; encoded by the coding sequence ATGACAGCGCAGAGAAAGAAGCGAGACTCCGGGGCGAGCGTCCGGGAACGGATCCTAGACACTGCCACGGAACTTTTCTATAAACAGGGATTCTCCAATACCGGGATGAGACAAATTATCCAGGAATCGGGGTCCGTGGCGGCTAGTCTGTACGACCATTTCCCTTCTAAAAAGGAACTCGGTATCGCGTACCTTGCCCGACAAGAAGAAAAGACTTTGGCGGACCTAGGTTCCTTAATGGACCGATATCCTGAAGTGCAGGAGTTCCTTAGGGCTTGGGTGATTCTCAAAGAGAGACAGATTCGGCACGCGGAATTTCATGGAGATCCGTTTGCAGGTTTTGCGAATCAGGTCATGGATTCCGATCCGGAGTATACGGAGTTCTTAAAGGGAATCGCAGATAAATGGATCCGAATGATCCGGGAGTATTTGAGTCGAGCCGTAGCTTCCGGTCAACTTGCCAGAAACATGGATATCCATTATATCGCAAGACGGGTGTTGATGGCTTATCACGGTTCCATAACTCTTTGGAGAATGACAAAAGATCTGCGATATATTCGTGAAATGGAAGATTCGCTACGTGAAATCTTCGAAGAATATACGATTCGATAA
- a CDS encoding thioesterase family protein translates to MSAPELHTVKTRFSDLDTQRHTTSRTYEDACLGDRYRILEEAGYDWKRMLEDSVRINTIASDIRFLAQQMENMELGIRTEVRPGETGVVLFTQEVLGPNEKVAAEIRTLIRIEKDRQPLQILAAAESAEALIASFESILPFSGRCERAATDRDLFYCERNPFGEYNPSQYWRLLEEGRWHFTADSGLSLEDLVALDTTLFYMGGKIRYHRPLVPGRKARVRTWIRNFEKIWSRMRQEITDSVTGEILAESLDDLLVVSVSKSRPKKPPEQLVTGFARVTEFAEGRVTDVDK, encoded by the coding sequence ATGTCTGCACCCGAATTACATACGGTCAAGACCAGGTTTTCGGACCTGGATACTCAAAGGCATACGACTAGTCGGACCTACGAAGACGCTTGTCTCGGGGATCGATATCGGATTCTGGAAGAAGCAGGATACGATTGGAAACGCATGCTCGAAGACTCGGTTCGAATTAATACGATCGCTTCGGATATACGATTTCTTGCCCAGCAAATGGAAAATATGGAATTGGGAATTCGGACGGAGGTTCGGCCGGGAGAAACCGGTGTAGTACTGTTTACTCAGGAAGTACTCGGACCCAATGAAAAGGTCGCCGCAGAAATTCGAACCTTGATTCGAATTGAAAAGGACCGGCAACCGTTGCAAATTTTAGCGGCCGCGGAAAGCGCCGAGGCCTTAATCGCTTCCTTTGAATCCATTCTTCCTTTTTCGGGCCGTTGCGAACGCGCCGCTACCGATCGGGATTTGTTTTATTGCGAACGAAATCCTTTCGGCGAGTACAACCCGTCTCAATATTGGCGTCTTTTGGAAGAGGGGAGATGGCATTTTACTGCGGATTCCGGTCTTTCGCTAGAAGACCTGGTGGCGCTGGATACTACATTATTCTATATGGGTGGAAAGATCCGCTACCACCGACCTTTGGTTCCCGGAAGAAAAGCTAGAGTTCGCACTTGGATCCGAAACTTTGAAAAAATTTGGAGTAGAATGCGCCAAGAAATTACCGATTCCGTAACCGGAGAAATCTTAGCAGAGTCTTTAGATGATTTGCTTGTAGTTTCCGTAAGTAAATCCAGACCCAAGAAACCTCCCGAACAATTGGTAACCGGATTCGCTCGGGTAACCGAATTCGCGGAAGGTAGAGTAACGGACGTTGATAAATGA
- a CDS encoding thiolase family protein codes for MKLEKKLAICTPRRTPFAQIAKALGPYPGHHLGRLVAEDIIAKSGLKKEQFDGIVVGEGFSNAPNSARVIANLIGLRDEVPSITVSNNCVSGIEALSEAARRIILGEGQVYLVIGEESQTSMPFVVKNARLNKKAGSLDKLKKLLPDNLPEGVELRDTLEDGLGDGETSYGMQVTAEILAQNYNLSRELTDKLAFESFKRALEASKAGRYAPYIIPVKDEDGTELAIDEAVGLREGLVENPSRMGRAMLLFDNPQMKFDEFKTKYAKDLTASHGPTVSIFNASPRSDGAAGVILTTVEKAKELGLKIEAVLSGWRMKGVNPNLMGIGQAYSTEGLLQDVGLKIQDIDYVEIHEAFAATAVAALEQLKLDTGWDWEKSFDDKKINPNGGSIAIGHPFGATGIRLVANAIMDLKEDAKAKRVVITACAHGGIAGSMLIERYEG; via the coding sequence ATGAAACTCGAGAAAAAATTGGCGATATGCACGCCACGTAGAACTCCCTTCGCTCAAATTGCGAAAGCCCTGGGACCTTATCCCGGACATCATCTAGGTCGCCTCGTGGCCGAAGATATCATCGCAAAAAGCGGACTAAAAAAAGAGCAGTTTGACGGAATCGTAGTTGGAGAAGGATTCTCTAACGCACCGAACTCTGCTCGTGTCATCGCGAATCTAATCGGTTTACGCGACGAAGTCCCTTCGATCACCGTTTCGAACAACTGTGTTTCCGGAATCGAAGCCCTTTCCGAAGCCGCTCGTCGTATTATTTTGGGTGAAGGCCAGGTTTATTTGGTGATCGGGGAAGAATCTCAAACTTCCATGCCGTTCGTCGTAAAGAATGCTCGTTTGAATAAAAAAGCCGGGTCATTGGACAAACTGAAGAAACTATTGCCCGACAATCTTCCGGAAGGAGTGGAGTTAAGAGACACTCTTGAAGACGGATTGGGCGACGGTGAAACTTCTTACGGCATGCAGGTCACCGCCGAGATTCTCGCGCAAAATTACAATCTATCTAGAGAACTCACGGATAAACTCGCATTCGAATCATTTAAGCGTGCATTAGAAGCTTCTAAAGCTGGAAGATACGCTCCTTATATAATTCCGGTTAAAGACGAAGACGGAACTGAACTTGCCATCGACGAGGCAGTCGGTCTTCGCGAAGGTCTTGTGGAAAATCCTAGTCGTATGGGTCGTGCTATGCTTCTCTTTGATAACCCTCAGATGAAGTTCGACGAGTTTAAGACGAAATACGCCAAGGATTTGACTGCGTCTCATGGACCGACCGTTTCCATTTTCAACGCAAGCCCTCGTTCCGACGGCGCCGCCGGAGTGATTTTGACGACTGTTGAAAAAGCTAAGGAGCTCGGCCTTAAGATCGAAGCGGTTCTTTCCGGCTGGAGAATGAAGGGGGTCAACCCGAACTTAATGGGAATCGGACAAGCATACTCGACCGAAGGTTTGCTCCAGGACGTAGGTTTAAAAATCCAAGATATAGATTACGTAGAAATTCACGAAGCGTTTGCTGCAACTGCAGTCGCTGCTTTGGAACAACTCAAGCTCGATACCGGTTGGGATTGGGAAAAAAGTTTCGACGATAAGAAAATCAATCCTAATGGAGGATCGATTGCGATCGGACACCCGTTCGGAGCGACCGGAATTCGTCTCGTAGCGAATGCAATCATGGATCTGAAAGAAGATGCAAAAGCCAAGCGCGTCGTCATAACGGCCTGCGCTCACGGCGGAATCGCAGGTTCTATGCTGATCGAAAGATACGAAGGTTAA